AGGTCATCACCTTCGCCAGGATGAGGAGAAATAGGATTTCATCTGGGAGGGAGGCCCATGCACAAATGCAAGAAATGTGGGAACTAATGTCTCAAATGCAAGATGTTGCTCCTTatgatggtggtgatgctggtgctcctgctgatggtggtgttcctgctcctgctgatggtggTGCCGCAGGTGTTCCTGCTGTTTAAATTTGTATGTTTAAGTTATAAATATTGAAAGTTTAAGTTACAAGACTTGTTGttattttaaggtttttattttggatgatATTTGTGTTGAACTTGATGAACTTGAAGctttaattatatttatgtgttgcCTATAATTGTAGCCTGACATGTCaagaatcggtttactcgatatgtcATTGTAAACCGATTATGCTGGCCAATTTTTCTGGATGTTCTGGAATCGGACCACATATAATAATATGTAAACCGATTATGCAGGCCAATCTTTCTAGATGTTATTGAATCAGATCACATATGaaaatatataaaccgattagtgtggtgaaaattcaaaatttaaaatGACTTTAATCGGTTTACTTTGGTCGCAATAAAAACCGATTCCTTGTGGCATATAAACAAAATCGTATTTTATAGTCCTTTTAAAAGCccgattatttcaaattattacacgtttttcaaaaaaaagtcGTTTGGGACTTTCTCTGTAAATAGAGACCTCACccttggaccccatttgccccaaaattgatcattttattcctcctcactccatatactccacaactactcatttcatacatatacatacaagaaatggcatcattcgactccgcggaagatttggcaatcacgaaGGCATGGTATGCGGAAATTCgtcttagacgtcaatcctccgaaagggaggattcaacaaccttttggggtaaagtacacaacaaatttatccaAGAATTTGGAAATCCTAACGCAAGAAGTGTTCAAGCCATCCATGaaaggcacctagtcatcgaaaatgcgatacttgcttttcTAGCTCTCCAACCTCTGATTTTTAACgctcgccccttcaccttgtccatagcacaatttgtaagtaaatttgtggttttttttacgtaacccatgttgttttatcttccaatgaaacaccagtAACAAATATGagcttgtttttgtgtttttgtagcacgaagtcgtgaaagcgcgctacttggaagtaaagggggaagcattcgcattcgatgcaagctatcacttcttggcagatagaatcccggaggataacccaGACTACTTGGATGCGGTATCGTCTTcgtcggaggaagattgatggctttagaagtttttgtaaaggttttgtgggtagacctctatgtaaaccctcacgagactataactcgtccactagcgTCGCCTAGGAGTTTAAAAGGGTTaatgcatgtgctaaatgcatcctacaataataatgcgatgaatgaaaattggtaatgaaaagaaacaatcggtttatatgtgtcATAAGAAAAAACCGATTTTGATAATCGGGTTATAAATCATGTAaaagtaaaccgattctggatgtcCTCTGGTAATTCTAAACACCAATCCAGAATCAGTTTACAAGTgaatgaacataaaccgattctgtgtaacttttacgaaaaaaaaaatcaaaatgttgatgttttgatgaactctctaacattaaTTAATCTCacattcaaaacaaaattaaccccTAATATGATTAGTTAATCAGGGGTAAAATAGGtagtttggtaattattttgataaaGGGTGGCGTGAAGTGATTTTTAATGGCTTTTTTTTGTCATCTAGCTATAGGCTCCAATTAAATtatataggccccaatttaaccaGGTTTACTAGCTATAGTTGTAGTTCGAATTGCAAAACAACTTGCAGGCAGCCTAGCAAACTGGGCGTGCCCAATACGCTGATGAAAAATATCCCAATCTGCCTGAGATTCCGCAAAACACTAGATTTCACGTCAAAAAGTGCCAGCCTCCAGGTTTTAAACCTTAAATAAACAAGATAAACAATACATATATAAATGCTACATATATAAATGCAAATGCAGTCAAGCCACTAGCAGGACCAAAACCCGACAACACCATGAGTCAAACCATAAATGTAGGATTAGTGGTTTTCAACAATACTGTACTTAAAAGTAAAAATGTACCACCTTGAATAATCACTCAAATCAATTGTCGCTTTGTTGTAAATTCTTGTTCTGGGGAGTAAAAGATTTTAATATCAGCTTCTTCAGGCTCCCTAAAAGTCACGCGTTTCCTTGTTTTCCCATTTCGGCTTCTTCTTGGTGAAGCGGAACAAGAAGATGCAGAAGACAACAAACATGTTACAtgttcgtcttcatcttcttttacCATGGCCATCCCCAGCCTAGGAAAAGTCTTTAACGGTTTAGAACTGTAGTTGGGGTAGGGAGTAATATGCAATCTAGTATTTGTAGTAGCAGATGGATAAACCCTCGAAGAAGTTCTGATCGTGTGAATGTCTCCATCAAGTAACTCCTGGTTGAGCATTGGAGACTGCAAAAGACATTCCTCAAGGGTCAACCTTCTTACCTTGCATATCATTTTCTCTTGAGAGTGCAGCTGAAATCGCCTGTTGGTTGTCTTGTTTTTCTTATTATCTATTTTCAAGCACCTGTGACTACCTAATTGCTGTCCCATTTTTGATTATGGAAtgcagaatgaagttaagaaatgGTGTCAATGAAGTTCCTCCGTAGACGAATTTAAAGGTTAGAGAGAGGCGGAGATAAACTATCAAAGAGGAAGAGTAAACTTGTTTTTAAAACAAGAGTACAACTTGGGTATCAACAATTATGTTCGGGCACAATTTGTCCTAAATTAAAAAGGACAAAAAGTTTCAGCTCTGACTGTTCTTCAGCTCTTTCTCAGCCTTGTCAACTAATTTTTGTTTCTTGGAAACTGGTGGTTGACAAATTGAATTCTAGTGTTTACAGAAGATACTATTCAAGTTGGGCAAAACCCTTGCTTTGTACTGGCAATGcataaatctcctagatgaacaTTTTAAACAGCAAGAAAAATGACAAATTTGCACAAGTATCCTTTTCGTCTTATCGGTGGTGACGGTTTGGGTTTTCTCCAACAGACCCATATGTTGGTCTTAGTGTGTTGCCGGTTCGGGAAAATTTCTAACTCAAACCCAGTGTAGTCaatttcggccatctcggccggAATTCCGCCGGAAATTCCGTTTCCGGACCAACGCAACCCGGAATGCAACTTTCCGCCGAAACGGAAAATGCCCGAGATGTAACCGAAAATCCGGCCGAGATTTTACACATAAACCGGAATTCCGGGCGAGAAATCACACAGAGAAATTTCGAGTTAACAACTTAACATCACTTTCTCAATTtggcagagaaagaaaaaaacccaGAAACAGAtcgagagaagaaaaaagagaggtaGTTGGATCGATAGAGCAAGATTTACAGCGAGAGAAGTAGATATAGATGGATATAGAAGAGTCAGACTAGAGAGTTTGGTGACTTGGTCGGGTTTGAGAAAGAGTTTCAGGAAGATTAGGTTTTCAATCAGAGAAGATTAGGTTTTCAATCAGAAAACAAGTAAGTAATCCAAAccctttctttatttttgttaaaatagACTGATGCATGATGTTTTTATTGATTATAATCGAAGTTGAGATGATTGATGTTcttaaatttagggtttatgtaaTTAGGATTTATCTGAAATTGGGAATTGTTGAATACCAATTTTTGAAATTGTATGATAGTATGATACCAATTTAGTCCAAGATGCTTAATATATGATAGTATGATACCAATTTTTGTTTCTGATTGTGTTTAGAAAAATCATTGTACTGTATGCTATGAGTCTATGACCATCTTAACAGGATGACTGAGCAAACAACCACTACTTGGGGGCAATTTGATATGGATGCTTCTGTTTGACCATGTGATTCGTGTTCTCATGTCTGAAGCTCATCGTCGTGTTTCATTTTTCCTATTTCTTGCTTTAGCTAATTGTGTACTTAGTGTCTTCCGCATTGCGAGCTGTTTATGTGTGACAAGAGGAAAAAGGATATTTCTCAATTGAGGAAAAAGTTCTATGATGAACTTGTTTGCGCTGTGTTTGCTGGTAGTGTGTACAGCACTTCATATCAACCATCGGCATGTTCATATTTGAGCAATATTTCTTGTGGTGTGTTGGCTTGGTAGTTTTTATTTCGTCTCTAGCTTAGTAGCTTCGCACTTTCATCTTGATTCATGTGTTACATTGGTGGTAAGTTATCTTTCAGGTTCTGATCACTTTGCTGTGTTACAGCAAATTCTGTTTAATGCCTTAAGATAAAAAAATATCTTTCTTAGCTAATCGTCGCTTCGATGCATATATTTTTCCATTTGTAGTGACTGAAAAGTTGTTAGATGGGTAGGCAGTTAAAATCTAGCACACTGTGAGCTGCTATTTAGTTTTCCTCTTACCACAGTTGGGTTTCTTTCCTGTTGGTGTGTgtgcctaagcttaatttctcCCTCTGTTTCCTCTTCTTGCCTTTTTAATCAGTCTTTTGTCTAAGCATAATCAAAAGAGAGATTACTTCCTTGATATATATTCTTTTCACTGGCCTTATCATTGATCTATTCTGACAGTAACGTGGATTTGTttaaattagttgttattgctGGTGTTAACATTAGAAGTAACAATATGCTGCTTACTTCAAGCATGTTCGTTGAGACCTGTGGCACAATTTTGGCTTTCATACCACTTGCTGCTTAAACCGATGAATTCATTGCGActgtatttttttcttcatttctcaaTCTTAACTTAGGATGATACAAAAGCTATGTCGTAATCCTTTTTATTGCTTACAGTTTGATGGTTTGTCTGCAAGGTTCTTAACTGCTGTGTTTGTTCATTTCTTCAATTTTATTGTTTTAGTTCTGGTTTCATATAATACTTCAGTATTTGCTGCATATGAATTTCCCCCTCTATTCTAACTGATTAGAAGACAGATAGAATCATGATACAGTAATCCATATTGCTTCGATTTCGATCATTGATAGTCAAATCCATGGATGGGAAACTAGGCAACTTTGTAAGCTGtagttgttttctttttctccaATTAGTGTCACTTATTGGCATCAATCAGTAAGGAGTTCCCGCTCCAGCTAACCATTTACTCAATGCAGTACATCATTTTTATTCAAACTAGGCCTAGCTTTCTCCAATCACAGCAAAGCAATCCTTTCCTGTTTCTTAAACGGAAAAGCAACCAATAATGTTACTAGTATCTAGAATTTCTAGACATACTCAAAATTTGAACCAGTAGCATGTCTTACTATTTTCTGCATTTGATTTAAGTTCTTTCATTTCAGGTTGTGGTTATGGATTCTTCCAATGCATCCAATTCGAACACCTCAAACACTGCATGTGGATCAATGCTGCCTCAGTCCTCTACTCAGACTCAAAATAAAGATCCAGCATGGAAATGGGCTAAATTGAAAGACCCTGCATTTCCGAAGAAACTAAGTTGTGTACTTTGTAACAAAGAAATGCGTGGTGGTGGAATTACTAGGCTTAAGGAGCATATCACACAAATCAGGGGGAATGTTTCTTCATGTTTGAAAGCATCGGCTGAAGTTATAAATGAAATTAGACTAGCTGACAATATAAAGAAGTTAAAGAAATCTCACAGGGATGATGTTGATGCTATGTATCAACGTACAAAATCTGATGAGAAGTCTGAtgctgatactgatgatgaggacctTGATGTGCAAGAAGTTGAAAAGGTTTCCAATGTGGGAAGTGCTAGTGGTAGTCAAGAAGTTGTTCAGAGTCAgaggaagagaaaattcaagagacaAAGTAATTGTAGGGGTCCCATAGATTTACTCATGCAGACAGACCACCGTAAAACTCAACAAGCCACTCTTGAAAGAAACAGTTCAGCGAAAGAGAAGTTACTGAAAGATGCATGGAAAAGCATTTCAGCTTGGATGACTGAGAATTCCATATCTTTTAATACTGTTCGTTGTCCAAGTTTCCAAGAAATGATATATGCAATCGGTGAATATGGGAAAGGTATATAGTGCTCTCAGTAATCTTTTATTACTTTTGGTTTAATTGTTTTCTTACTTATgccttttttgtttcttcttttgatgttaGCTATGCCCGCGCCATCTTACCATCAGATTCGTACAAATCTTTTCAAGGAGCagttagaagaaatgaagaagtttGTTGATACATTTAGGGTACATTGGAAGAGGTATGGATGTTCTATTATGTCCGATGGTTGGACAGATGGGAAAAAGCGACATCTTATCAACTTCTTGGTGAATTGTCCTAAAGGGTCAGTTTTCTTGAAGTCTGTGGACGCGTCAGATAGAACCAATGATGCTGATTTCATACGTGAGCTTGTAAAGGAGGTAATTAATGATGTTGGGAAAGAAAATGTGGTTCAGTTCATTACCGATAATGGTTCAAACTTTAAAAAGGCTGGGAAGGATTTAATGCTTGAATACCCAAATCTATTTTGGACTCCTTGTGGTGCTCATTGTGTCCAGTTGATGCTAGAAGAACTTGGTGACAAGCTTACACGAATCAAGACAGCCGTCATTCTAGGTAAAAGACAAAAAGTTTCAGCTCTGACTGTTCTTCAGCTCTTTCTCAGCCTTGTCAACTAATTTTTGTTTCTTGGAAACTGGTGGTTGACAAATTGAATTCTAGTGTTTACAGAAGATACTATTCAAGTTGGGCAAAACCCTTGCTTTGTACTGGCAATGcataaatctcctagatgaacaTTTTAAACAGCAAGAAAAATGACAAATTTGCACAAGTATCCTTTTCGTCTTATCGGTGGTGACGGTTTGGGTTTTCTCCAACAGACCCATATGTTGGTCTTAGTGTGTTGCCGGTTCGGGAAAATTTCTAACTCAAAAGTCAAACCTTAGATCGGAGATATCATAAACTAAATTTCTTATAAAAGACCGAGTTCAAGAGCTTTCGCCTTTCGTACGTACATCAATAAACACTCCATGAATCATGCAACACCAAAACCTCTGGAGAcggtaaaaaaattgaaaatgccCATCTTAAGAAAATTGGTTGTACACAAACACGTACCCATCTAATAATAGCATCAACGTCAATGGTTTCCAACCAGTTGAATTTACCCATAAACTAAATTTCTTATAAAAGACCCAGTTCAAGGGCTTTGGCCTTTCGTACATACATCAATAATAATGCAACACCAAAATCTCTGGCGAcagtaaaaaaaattgaaaatgccCATCTTAAGAAAATTGGTTGTACAAAAACATGTACCCATCTGATAATAGCATCAACGTCAATCGTTTCCAACCAGTTGAATTTTCACCTGGTGATGCTGATTCGCTGAATATGATGTTAAGTTGATATGAAAGAAGTGAAAGCaatgataaaaaataaaaaaagtaaaagCAATAATCAAAGATAATAGTGGCAACTGTTTTTTGCTCTTCTGATATAGCAACCTAAGCCTTTTTATTGCATGCCCAAGTATTCAGATGAAAGTGAGACATCCCATATATATTTAAACCAAATATCAAACAACCTTTACAATAAATAAAGTTAAAACCCAAGCAACAGCAGGAAACACCCCAGCTTTCAAATATTTAATGCAGGACTTACTGGCTTCCTGCTGATGGATTTGTCAACAGCTCAAGGGATTTTCTGAGGAAATCCACTGCAATAGCTACGTCACTGAAGGCAAGAGCTCCAACAGCAAATCTTGCAGCCTTGTGAGCCTCAGCTATCTTTTCAGGGGCTGGTAGGTAATTGCTGTCATACTGAAAAGCCTGCATAGCAGGTTCTGAGTTTCTTCTACCAGAAGGGTATTCTGCTGTTGTGGGGTGTTGCGGTACAGAGGGAGGTGCCGACTGGTGAGATACAATAGGTGGCGACTGGTGAGATACAGAGGGAGGAGGTGACTGGTGAGAGAAGGAGGAGCTATCAGGACCTTGATAGTAAGATGGTTGGTGCGTCGGGACTGATGGGAGGCTGTGGTCGGAAAAGCTAGGGTAAGTTTGAAAATTAGGATAAGAGAAAGACGAAGAGGGAGTATCATGAGAAGGGTAAGTTGGTTGCCCTGGTTGCTGGGGTTCATGTGGGAAGGGTTGGTGCTGATAAGGCGGAGGAGGGTCAAAGTTTTCAGGTCTGTGAGTTGGTGGATGAGGTAAGTAAGCAGAATTATCAGGTCTGTGGGGTGGTGAGGTAGGTTGGAAAGCAGAATCATCCGGTCTCTGAGCTGGTGAAGTAGGTTGGAAAGCAGAACGATCGGGTCTATGGGGTGGTGAAGGAGTAGGGTAAAATTCATCAGAAGGGTAATCAGAAGTTGGATATGAAGGATGTACTGTAGCTGAGTTCACTGGCGGTTGGTAGTTTACCCTATCATGGGACTGAGTTGAATTGTCTGGTATTCCATGATGATTAGCTGGTGAGCTTTCACTTGGTCCAACATCCTGTAAAGTGAAGTCTAGTTAGAGAATCCTTCCAAGACGATTACTACCTTCAAGCGGCtaagtaccaaagaaatcaaagCAAACCTGCTCATACAAAAgaatattataataataataatacatctGTATTCGAACAAAAAGTGAAAGGAGTAGGATATCTATTGTTCAAAATACCTCGCTAATGTACAAAGGAATGCTTCAGACTTATGTATTAGTGAAGATTGAACATGCAGTTCAAGAACTCAAGCTACACATAATCACAACTCAAGTGTAAACATGTACTAAACCATGATTAACCAAAAATTTTAAGCCCTACTCTATATAAGAGATACCTGGCAGCAATgatacattattatttttttcagtaTAAGATCTTCAAATCATTTTCAAATCTCAACCCTTCATGTGTTGATTGATTTTCATGCATCACCAGTTTTATGCAGAtacaaaaaaattataattaagTAACCAGTTCCAGTTTTTACTTATTGTTTCTGCTAAAAGTCTCATGTAAGTTATTCCTTTCTTCACCCATTTACATCACTTCATTCATGCATGTTAACTGAATTTTGAAAGTTTAGAATCTTACATATGAGCTGTTTATTTCATCTGAAGCATCTAGTTCATCGTTATCACCACCAGGGGGGCCTGGTTCAGGTTTACGCCCTTCTTTCAAAGCTTTTCTTATATCTGCTGCTTTCCATGCAGCATACTTCTGCCTTTGCTCAAGCTTTCAAAGATAAGGATGTTGTCAATATATCGTACAAACACAGCTAGTGGAGTTTCCAAATGCAAACTAATTTGCTAAAAGACAGCTAGGTCACTAACAATTTGTCAAAaaataagaagcatgaagtaaaAACAGATATCATGGTTAGGAACTCACTTCAGGCTGGATTTCGCCAAACTGGTTTAATATCTCAAAGAAGATACTTGCTGCGTAAAAGGTTTTTGCAGTATTCCTGTGCCAAATTCAAACATACTGAATCACTTAGTATGAAATGACGGAGAGTTTCCACAACACAGGAGATCTCATACACAACTAAGTAGTGTGCTATGTAATGTTCATGCATGCATGAAGGAGAAACCTAAGATCTAATGAATCCCACCTTAAACATTCCCATACAATAAGAATCGATCAGATAACCACAAACTGTCATAAGAAGTCATCTCTG
This genomic interval from Papaver somniferum cultivar HN1 unplaced genomic scaffold, ASM357369v1 unplaced-scaffold_154, whole genome shotgun sequence contains the following:
- the LOC113336753 gene encoding uncharacterized protein LOC113336753, with protein sequence MDSSNASNSNTSNTACGSMLPQSSTQTQNKDPAWKWAKLKDPAFPKKLSCVLCNKEMRGGGITRLKEHITQIRGNVSSCLKASAEVINEIRLADNIKKLKKSHRDDVDAMYQRTKSDEKSDADTDDEDLDVQEVEKVSNVGSASGSQEVVQSQRKRKFKRQSNCRGPIDLLMQTDHRKTQQATLERNSSAKEKLLKDAWKSISAWMTENSISFNTVRCPSFQEMIYAIGEYGKAMPAPSYHQIRTNLFKEQLEEMKKFVDTFRVHWKRYGCSIMSDGWTDGKKRHLINFLVNCPKGSVFLKSVDASDRTNDADFIRELVKEVINDVGKENVVQFITDNGSNFKKAGKDLMLEYPNLFWTPCGAHCVQLMLEELGDKLTRIKTAVILGKRQKVSALTVLQLFLSLVN
- the LOC113336903 gene encoding protein HOMOLOG OF MAMMALIAN LYST-INTERACTING PROTEIN 5-like; this translates as MGSESEPAKLLLPYLQRADELQKHEPLVAYYCRLYAMERGLKIPSNQRTKTTNSLLISLMNQLEKDKKSIKLGPEDSMYVEGFASNVFAKADKIDRAGRADLNTAKTFYAASIFFEILNQFGEIQPELEQRQKYAAWKAADIRKALKEGRKPEPGPPGGDNDELDASDEINSSYDVGPSESSPANHHGIPDNSTQSHDRVNYQPPVNSATVHPSYPTSDYPSDEFYPTPSPPHRPDRSAFQPTSPAQRPDDSAFQPTSPPHRPDNSAYLPHPPTHRPENFDPPPPYQHQPFPHEPQQPGQPTYPSHDTPSSSFSYPNFQTYPSFSDHSLPSVPTHQPSYYQGPDSSSFSHQSPPPSVSHQSPPIVSHQSAPPSVPQHPTTAEYPSGRRNSEPAMQAFQYDSNYLPAPEKIAEAHKAARFAVGALAFSDVAIAVDFLRKSLELLTNPSAGSQ